A stretch of Pseudoprevotella muciniphila DNA encodes these proteins:
- a CDS encoding GNAT family N-acetyltransferase, giving the protein MTELFPYKDSDHREDWNRFVRESVNATFLLDRNYMDYHKDRFSDCSLVLTNNNRIIGLFPANATKSDACIYSHQGLTYGGLIVGNGTTSSEVFKMLDAICAYYKNIGFKKLIYKEIPSIYHSYPSAADQYWLFRAQALLKSRSISSVVPLNTPLPFSNLRQRKIKKAACAGHIVKLNDSSLEAFWGLLTENLLKNHHTHPVHTLQEIIHLKNKFPLNIRFHSVADSNNAMLGGCVVYETKNVAHIQYIAANAKGKDSCALDLLFYELTYYYRQLNNFKYLDYGISTEDGGNVLNNGLLFQKEGFGARAICYDTYELNLQNLSESFYT; this is encoded by the coding sequence ATGACAGAATTGTTTCCATATAAAGACAGCGACCACCGCGAAGACTGGAATCGCTTTGTTCGGGAAAGTGTGAACGCCACATTTCTTCTCGACAGAAATTATATGGATTACCATAAAGACAGGTTTTCTGATTGTTCACTCGTTCTGACGAACAATAATAGAATCATAGGCCTCTTTCCTGCAAATGCCACAAAATCTGATGCTTGCATTTACTCACACCAGGGACTTACATACGGCGGGCTAATCGTTGGTAATGGAACTACTTCAAGCGAGGTATTTAAGATGTTGGATGCAATTTGTGCGTACTACAAAAATATTGGTTTTAAGAAACTGATTTATAAGGAGATACCATCTATATATCATTCTTATCCTTCCGCGGCTGACCAATATTGGCTGTTCCGGGCACAGGCACTGCTAAAGTCACGCAGCATTTCATCGGTGGTGCCATTAAACACGCCACTACCCTTCTCTAATTTGCGACAAAGGAAAATCAAGAAAGCAGCCTGCGCAGGTCATATAGTAAAACTTAATGATAGTAGTCTGGAAGCGTTTTGGGGCTTGCTAACTGAAAATCTCCTCAAAAACCATCATACACACCCTGTTCACACTCTTCAGGAGATAATCCATCTCAAAAACAAATTTCCACTGAATATCCGGTTTCACTCGGTTGCAGACTCGAATAACGCCATGCTGGGTGGTTGCGTTGTTTACGAAACGAAGAATGTTGCTCATATACAGTATATTGCCGCCAACGCAAAGGGAAAGGATTCTTGTGCGTTGGATTTGCTTTTTTATGAACTGACGTACTATTATCGCCAACTGAATAATTTCAAGTATCTGGATTACGGTATTTCGACCGAAGATGGCGGGAATGTGCTCAACAACGGATTATTGTTCCAGAAAGAAGGCTTTGGTGCACGCGCCATTTGCTATGACACCTATGAATTAAACCTACAAAATCTCTCTGAAAGTTTCTACACATGA
- a CDS encoding glycosyltransferase family 2 protein: MRISVVIPVYNREQHLPKLFSSIKKIKGVSLEFVFVDNGSVDNSYHLCQEFGEQQSDNTINIRVITENRKGASVARNAGMKICSGDYIYFFDSDDELSPHFFCDCMNHEGKDLIVCNTLIVSNGKEHPRKTLFPLTLEGHILSSTLSTQSFMIKRSLIEKTGGWDEDLPRWNDWELGIRIMLQRPDIAYLNKTYHRILQHSDSITGKDFAHSYEDLMKALQKGQHNILVSRIDQAHKTKALNALSAKTQLLSAWLYRENRTEMSEQAYNFSRQIQTSGLFKFFSPPLHFLSKKGIRGTWLLYNKLL; the protein is encoded by the coding sequence ATGCGAATATCTGTTGTAATACCTGTTTATAACCGAGAACAACACCTTCCAAAGTTGTTCTCTTCCATAAAGAAAATCAAGGGAGTCTCTCTTGAGTTTGTTTTTGTGGACAACGGGTCTGTTGATAATTCGTATCACTTGTGCCAGGAATTTGGAGAACAACAGTCGGACAATACGATTAACATACGCGTCATCACAGAAAACCGGAAAGGAGCATCTGTGGCACGCAATGCCGGAATGAAAATATGTAGTGGTGATTACATCTACTTTTTTGACAGTGACGATGAATTGTCGCCACACTTCTTTTGCGATTGCATGAATCACGAAGGAAAGGACTTAATCGTCTGCAACACCCTCATCGTTTCCAACGGAAAGGAACATCCAAGAAAGACGCTATTCCCATTGACGCTCGAAGGGCACATCTTGTCATCCACACTTTCAACCCAAAGTTTTATGATAAAACGCTCGCTCATAGAAAAAACAGGCGGATGGGATGAGGACTTGCCAAGATGGAACGATTGGGAACTTGGTATTAGAATAATGCTTCAACGGCCTGACATTGCTTACCTCAACAAGACATATCACAGAATTCTTCAGCATTCAGACAGCATTACGGGTAAAGACTTTGCTCATAGTTACGAAGATTTGATGAAAGCATTACAAAAAGGACAACACAATATTTTAGTTTCTCGCATAGACCAGGCGCATAAAACGAAGGCATTAAATGCATTAAGCGCCAAGACACAATTACTGTCTGCATGGCTATATAGGGAAAACCGAACAGAAATGTCGGAACAGGCATATAACTTCTCAAGGCAGATTCAAACATCCGGATTGTTCAAATTTTTCTCACCCCCACTCCATTTTCTTTCAAAAAAAGGAATAAGAGGCACTTGGTTGCTATATAATAAATTATTGTAG
- a CDS encoding DegT/DnrJ/EryC1/StrS family aminotransferase, with product MIPYYPLKSICATYEPDLSMKIKDVIDSGRFLRGDANNEFAKQFCEFVGSKHFVGVGNGLDAIALILMSMKILYDWKDDNEVIVPAFTFIASAEGVARAGLTPVFCDIADDFLIDADTIEQHITPKTRAILTVHLYGKVCDMERINNLAKKFDLKVVEDAAQAHGATYKGKMAGSLADAAAFSFYPGKNLGALGDAGGVMTDDDNLAELTTALSNYGSKEKYHHEFQGINSRMDEIQAAVLIARLKHLSRENNRRQQIAKIYSSLISNKACKIPYKGDINSSVFHIYPLLCEKREKLANYLKDNGIETLCHYPAPLHLQPAYSNHKSKKFNISEQVAAMELSLPIHPLLSDEEARFVAEILNNFSY from the coding sequence ATGATACCTTATTATCCATTAAAATCAATTTGCGCCACATACGAGCCGGATCTGAGCATGAAGATTAAGGATGTGATAGATTCAGGCAGGTTTCTCCGTGGCGATGCTAACAATGAATTTGCAAAACAATTCTGTGAATTTGTTGGGAGTAAGCATTTTGTGGGTGTGGGTAATGGTCTTGATGCCATAGCGCTGATATTGATGTCGATGAAAATACTTTATGATTGGAAAGATGATAACGAAGTTATTGTACCGGCATTTACTTTCATTGCGTCGGCAGAAGGTGTAGCACGCGCAGGACTTACACCTGTATTCTGCGATATTGCGGACGATTTTCTTATCGATGCAGACACCATAGAACAACATATTACCCCAAAAACACGTGCCATACTTACAGTACATCTTTATGGCAAGGTCTGCGACATGGAACGCATCAACAACTTGGCAAAAAAATTCGACTTGAAGGTTGTGGAAGATGCAGCACAGGCACATGGTGCCACATATAAAGGTAAAATGGCAGGTAGTTTGGCTGATGCTGCGGCTTTCAGTTTCTACCCGGGTAAAAATCTTGGTGCACTGGGCGATGCAGGAGGAGTAATGACAGATGATGACAATTTGGCAGAACTGACAACCGCCTTGTCAAATTATGGAAGTAAAGAGAAGTATCATCATGAGTTTCAGGGGATTAACAGCAGAATGGACGAAATTCAGGCAGCAGTACTGATAGCCCGGCTGAAACATCTTTCGAGAGAAAACAACAGACGACAGCAGATTGCCAAGATTTACAGTTCTTTAATATCAAACAAGGCGTGCAAGATTCCATACAAAGGCGATATCAATAGCAGTGTCTTCCACATCTACCCCCTACTATGCGAAAAGCGCGAAAAACTTGCTAACTATTTGAAAGACAATGGCATAGAAACATTGTGCCACTACCCTGCCCCATTACATCTCCAACCAGCATATAGCAACCACAAAAGCAAGAAGTTCAACATATCAGAACAGGTGGCTGCAATGGAATTAAGCCTCCCCATACACCCTTTGCTCTCTGATGAAGAAGCCAGATTCGTTGCAGAAATATTAAATAATTTTTCTTACTAA
- a CDS encoding ABC-F family ATP-binding cassette domain-containing protein — translation MLSVENLKIEFGAKPLFAGVTFVINRKERAALVGKNGAGKSTLLKVIAGESAPNEGSVNIQRDLVIGYLPQVMKLSDETTVVEETKKAFRDLHKLKSKVRELNEELSRRTDYDSPSYMDLVELFTSESERLQLIESENHEAQIERTLTGLGFKQEEFNRPTNELSGGWRMRIELAKILLQHPDILLLDEPTNHLDIESIRWLEDFLKKSNCAVIVVSHDRAFLNNVTNRTMELSCGQMTDYKVSYDEFMKLRAERREQQLRAYENQQKEIASIKDFIERFRYKPTKAIQVQSRIKQLEKIVPIEIDEIDNSALHLKFPPCTRSGDYPVICEDVAKSYGSHSVFKNVNLVIERGQKVAFVGRNGEGKSTLVKCIMEEIEHDGILKIGHNVEIGYYAQNQAQLLDENQTVFDTIDHVATGEIRLKIRDILGAFMFGGEASDKKVKVLSGGERSRLAMIKLLLQPVNFLILDEPTNHLDMRTKDVLKEALLAFDGTVIVVSHDRDFLNGLVEKVYEFGGGAVREHIGGIYDFLKKKDIEKLDELHTINYNPLDNNEQQKKEVVQSEGRQSYEQQKERTKIVRKAEKLVKEKEDTVTALECELESIQSQIASGETSDDIFILHAEIEKKLENAMNEWENAVEELDKLK, via the coding sequence ATGCTCTCGGTAGAAAACTTAAAAATAGAATTTGGGGCTAAGCCATTATTTGCCGGAGTTACTTTCGTTATTAACAGAAAGGAACGTGCCGCACTTGTAGGTAAGAATGGTGCCGGCAAGTCCACCCTGCTGAAAGTTATAGCAGGCGAAAGTGCTCCGAACGAAGGTTCTGTAAACATACAGCGAGACTTAGTTATAGGTTATCTACCACAAGTAATGAAACTCAGCGATGAGACGACGGTTGTTGAAGAAACCAAGAAGGCTTTTCGAGATTTACACAAACTGAAATCAAAGGTAAGAGAACTAAACGAAGAGTTATCCCGAAGAACAGATTATGACAGCCCGTCATACATGGACCTTGTGGAATTATTCACATCAGAAAGCGAAAGGCTGCAACTGATAGAGAGCGAAAACCATGAGGCACAGATTGAAAGAACGCTCACGGGATTAGGATTCAAACAAGAAGAATTCAATCGTCCCACTAATGAATTGTCTGGCGGATGGCGAATGAGAATAGAATTGGCAAAAATTCTTCTTCAGCACCCTGATATTCTCCTGCTTGACGAGCCGACCAATCACCTTGATATTGAAAGTATTCGCTGGCTTGAGGATTTTTTGAAGAAGTCAAACTGCGCAGTCATAGTAGTAAGTCACGACAGAGCATTCTTAAACAACGTAACAAATCGCACGATGGAATTATCATGCGGACAAATGACTGATTACAAAGTCTCTTACGACGAGTTTATGAAATTGAGAGCGGAACGTCGTGAGCAACAGTTGCGCGCATACGAAAATCAGCAAAAAGAAATTGCAAGTATCAAAGATTTCATTGAACGTTTCAGGTACAAACCAACAAAAGCCATACAGGTGCAAAGCAGGATAAAGCAGTTGGAAAAGATTGTCCCTATTGAAATAGATGAGATAGACAATTCTGCCTTGCATCTGAAATTTCCACCTTGCACAAGAAGTGGTGATTACCCTGTCATTTGTGAAGATGTAGCCAAATCATACGGTAGTCACAGTGTGTTCAAAAACGTCAACCTTGTTATAGAAAGAGGACAGAAAGTCGCTTTTGTAGGAAGGAATGGTGAAGGAAAATCAACATTGGTAAAATGCATCATGGAAGAGATTGAGCATGATGGCATCTTGAAAATTGGACATAACGTTGAAATCGGCTATTATGCTCAAAATCAAGCGCAATTACTTGATGAAAATCAGACTGTATTCGACACGATAGACCATGTTGCCACTGGTGAGATACGTTTGAAGATCAGAGACATTTTAGGTGCATTTATGTTCGGTGGAGAAGCGTCCGATAAAAAAGTCAAAGTGCTTTCAGGAGGCGAACGCAGCCGTCTCGCGATGATAAAACTACTGCTCCAACCCGTAAATTTCCTCATTCTTGATGAGCCGACCAATCATCTTGACATGCGCACAAAAGATGTGCTGAAAGAGGCGTTGCTGGCATTCGATGGGACCGTCATTGTAGTTTCTCACGACAGAGATTTTCTCAACGGACTTGTAGAGAAGGTTTATGAATTCGGAGGCGGTGCTGTCAGAGAGCACATTGGAGGAATATATGATTTCCTAAAGAAAAAGGATATCGAGAAACTCGACGAACTGCATACAATCAACTATAATCCACTCGATAACAATGAACAGCAAAAGAAGGAAGTTGTACAATCGGAGGGAAGACAATCGTACGAACAACAAAAGGAGCGCACAAAGATTGTCAGAAAGGCTGAGAAATTAGTAAAAGAGAAAGAAGACACTGTAACAGCATTGGAATGCGAATTGGAGAGCATTCAGAGTCAAATCGCATCCGGTGAAACCAGTGATGACATTTTCATCCTACACGCAGAAATAGAAAAGAAACTCGAAAACGCCATGAACGAATGGGAAAATGCTGTAGAAGAATTGGACAAACTGAAGTAA
- the folE gene encoding GTP cyclohydrolase I FolE, giving the protein MEQIESIKKNIQDVLASLGEDTEREGLLKTPERVAKAMLDLTRGYAMDAAAVLNSAKFKEDYNQMVIVKDIPFYSLCEHHMLPFYGKAHVAYIPNGYITGLSKIARVVDIYSHRLQVQERLTTQIKECIQNTLEPLGVMVVLEAKHMCMQMRGVEKIGSITTTSDFCGAFNQAKTRDEFLKLVMNKTV; this is encoded by the coding sequence GTGGAACAGATAGAATCTATCAAAAAAAATATTCAGGATGTCCTTGCGTCCTTGGGCGAGGATACAGAACGCGAAGGTCTTTTGAAGACACCCGAGCGAGTAGCCAAGGCCATGTTAGACTTGACTCGAGGCTACGCTATGGATGCAGCAGCAGTTCTCAACTCGGCAAAGTTCAAAGAAGACTATAACCAGATGGTCATAGTTAAGGACATTCCTTTCTATTCTTTATGCGAACACCACATGCTCCCCTTCTATGGCAAGGCGCATGTTGCATATATACCTAACGGCTATATCACAGGATTGTCTAAGATAGCACGAGTGGTGGATATATACTCCCACCGCTTGCAAGTGCAGGAGAGGCTTACAACACAAATTAAAGAATGTATTCAAAACACGCTCGAGCCATTAGGCGTTATGGTGGTTTTAGAAGCGAAACACATGTGTATGCAAATGCGTGGAGTGGAAAAGATAGGTTCTATTACTACTACAAGCGATTTTTGCGGAGCATTCAATCAGGCAAAAACAAGAGATGAATTTTTGAAGTTGGTGATGAACAAAACAGTATAA
- a CDS encoding sugar 3,4-ketoisomerase, whose product MKQYRKEELLFRLPTFADHRGMLTSVQNCENFPFEIKRVFWIYDVPSAAQRGGHAHTSCDELLIAVNGSFDVAVDDGRNKYTYHMNNSRVGLFIPASVWCELLNFSKDCVCLVMASQTYSEEGYINSYEEFKHFSEHK is encoded by the coding sequence GTGAAACAGTATAGAAAAGAGGAACTCCTGTTCAGGTTACCAACATTCGCCGATCATCGTGGCATGTTGACGTCTGTTCAAAATTGTGAGAACTTTCCTTTTGAAATAAAACGCGTGTTTTGGATTTACGATGTTCCATCTGCAGCACAGCGCGGCGGACATGCACACACATCCTGCGATGAACTTTTAATTGCCGTTAATGGTAGTTTTGACGTTGCTGTAGATGACGGGAGAAACAAATATACCTACCACATGAACAATTCTCGTGTCGGTCTTTTCATTCCTGCCAGCGTTTGGTGTGAATTGCTGAATTTCTCAAAAGATTGCGTGTGCTTGGTCATGGCATCGCAAACTTACAGTGAAGAAGGCTATATCAACAGTTACGAAGAGTTTAAACATTTCTCAGAACACAAATGA
- a CDS encoding glycosyltransferase family 2 protein — translation MTLDILVCTINKGIVRIEEFLKPPQDKVRYIISYQYTEERYLDLIPENLKNRHDVTLYLYKGQGLSANRNLALEKATSDLVMYADDDERLCEEAFSVIFDTFEKHPEIDVAFFKASTYTGKPLKDYPEEEFDITQLPEDYSISTIEMVCRREKVQGKIRFDERFGLGTQFLTCGEEDIWMEDAIRAGLKMRYFPIKIFETSIELKKKLIYVDVGVQRSYGAQTYYRNGRKAWLICFKFAMKSSTAGLCHFWPMMKHLAEGIRYMQKNH, via the coding sequence ATGACATTAGACATTCTGGTATGTACCATAAACAAGGGAATAGTCAGAATAGAAGAGTTTCTGAAACCACCTCAAGATAAGGTGCGCTACATCATCTCTTACCAATATACAGAAGAGCGCTATCTCGATCTGATACCTGAGAATTTGAAGAATCGGCACGATGTGACTCTTTATTTGTACAAAGGTCAAGGACTTTCCGCCAACAGAAACCTTGCCCTGGAAAAGGCCACGTCCGATTTGGTGATGTATGCTGATGACGATGAGCGATTGTGCGAAGAGGCATTCTCAGTGATTTTCGACACATTTGAGAAACATCCGGAAATAGACGTGGCATTCTTCAAGGCGAGTACATATACTGGCAAGCCGCTCAAGGACTATCCTGAAGAAGAGTTCGACATCACACAGCTGCCAGAAGATTATTCCATCTCTACTATTGAGATGGTTTGCCGCAGAGAAAAGGTGCAAGGTAAGATAAGATTTGACGAGCGGTTCGGACTTGGCACACAATTTCTTACTTGCGGCGAAGAAGACATCTGGATGGAAGATGCGATACGGGCAGGTCTGAAGATGCGCTATTTCCCCATAAAGATTTTCGAGACTTCAATAGAACTAAAAAAGAAGTTGATTTATGTGGATGTCGGGGTTCAACGCAGTTATGGGGCACAGACATATTATCGCAATGGCAGGAAGGCATGGTTAATCTGCTTCAAATTTGCCATGAAATCGTCGACAGCTGGTCTGTGTCATTTTTGGCCCATGATGAAACATCTTGCCGAGGGCATCAGATATATGCAGAAAAACCACTAA
- a CDS encoding DUF1599 domain-containing protein has protein sequence MKDTNKEFEQVMDICREIFSKKLHDYKAAWRIMRPESITDQIFIKAKRIRGIETTGENAVGEDITGDFIAIINYSIIGLIQLELGYADFDDLGPEKALTEYDRHATEALELMKKKNHDYDEAWRGMRISSYTDLILMKLFRTKQIEDLEGKTLVSEGIAANYMDMLNYSVFGLIKLLIEKEKK, from the coding sequence ATAAAAGACACAAATAAGGAGTTCGAGCAAGTCATGGACATTTGTCGCGAAATCTTCTCTAAGAAATTACACGACTATAAGGCAGCATGGCGAATCATGCGTCCTGAAAGTATCACCGACCAGATTTTTATCAAGGCCAAACGTATTCGCGGCATTGAAACAACAGGTGAAAATGCTGTGGGTGAAGACATCACAGGCGATTTCATTGCCATCATCAACTATAGCATTATCGGACTAATACAACTGGAGTTGGGATATGCGGATTTTGATGACTTAGGACCAGAAAAGGCACTGACTGAATATGACCGACATGCCACAGAAGCCCTCGAACTGATGAAAAAGAAAAATCACGACTATGACGAGGCATGGAGAGGTATGCGGATATCATCCTACACCGACCTCATTCTGATGAAACTGTTTCGAACAAAACAAATCGAAGACCTTGAAGGCAAGACTTTGGTCTCAGAAGGTATTGCCGCCAATTATATGGACATGTTGAATTATTCAGTGTTTGGACTTATCAAATTGTTGATAGAAAAAGAAAAGAAATAA
- a CDS encoding glycosyltransferase, translated as MSPRLTVLFSTIDDRIKQLLQKELPIIPEVRYLVVWQRTKPTDSLEHLVEYSTKKQPMDVIRLEGKGISRSRNAAIKALQTEFAIFSDDDVEYTEEQLKMVIQAFDEQSFADILLFQMSDYEGHLMKNYPSFPYDYRNAPKRTFVSSCEIAFRKTAAIPFFDERFGLGSDYLTVGEEEVFIHEAASKGLNIKYIPKVVCRTNPSTTSKRLKDDDKFWRSKGAVNYMLHGKCLSVMKAAKYAFVSPYSRTIHRFCEMLKGINYVANTNNKK; from the coding sequence ATGTCTCCTCGGTTAACGGTATTGTTCTCAACCATAGACGATCGTATTAAGCAGTTGTTGCAGAAAGAACTGCCGATAATTCCTGAAGTGCGCTATCTCGTCGTATGGCAACGAACAAAACCGACAGATAGTCTTGAACATCTTGTGGAGTACTCCACGAAGAAGCAACCTATGGATGTTATAAGACTTGAAGGAAAAGGAATTTCGAGGAGCAGAAATGCGGCAATCAAAGCGCTCCAAACTGAATTCGCCATCTTTTCAGATGATGACGTGGAATACACAGAGGAGCAACTCAAAATGGTAATTCAGGCCTTCGATGAGCAGTCTTTTGCGGATATACTCCTTTTTCAAATGTCGGACTACGAAGGGCATCTGATGAAAAATTACCCGTCATTTCCATACGATTACAGAAACGCACCAAAGCGCACATTTGTGTCGTCTTGCGAAATAGCATTCAGGAAAACGGCGGCAATTCCATTCTTTGACGAACGCTTTGGACTGGGTAGCGACTACCTGACTGTAGGCGAGGAAGAAGTTTTTATTCATGAAGCAGCATCAAAAGGACTGAATATCAAGTACATACCAAAAGTAGTATGCCGCACTAATCCGTCAACAACGAGCAAACGCCTTAAAGATGACGATAAATTTTGGAGAAGCAAGGGGGCTGTTAACTATATGCTTCATGGCAAATGCCTTTCTGTAATGAAAGCCGCAAAATATGCATTTGTCTCACCATATTCAAGAACAATCCACAGATTTTGTGAAATGCTGAAAGGCATCAACTATGTGGCAAATACAAACAACAAAAAATAA
- a CDS encoding SPOR domain-containing protein, whose amino-acid sequence MKYLFTLFMLLTFTSASIYAQEPVNNTENSSKTNESNGTVVPTPQSTEKADPQKKKDETEKQKPVVKNDVEPVITPKPEEVTPTHVEPQKKAEAIKQEEPAKQPEQVQKQEEPKPAETLTPNKNRGHKVLKKDLSRRVVIRRVSPGEKSAEKRPRVLKEGYRIQIYTGGNKREDKATAQRVGEKCRKCFPQLSVYSHFISPRWTCRVGDFETFEEAKKYLLLITKAKAFPEARIVRSNVLVAK is encoded by the coding sequence ATGAAATACCTCTTCACTCTTTTCATGCTGTTGACTTTTACAAGTGCATCTATTTATGCACAGGAACCAGTCAACAACACTGAAAACTCGTCTAAAACCAATGAAAGTAATGGTACAGTAGTTCCCACACCTCAGTCAACAGAAAAGGCCGATCCGCAGAAGAAGAAGGATGAAACAGAAAAGCAGAAACCGGTTGTTAAGAATGATGTGGAACCTGTAATCACGCCTAAACCTGAAGAGGTAACCCCAACTCACGTTGAACCACAAAAGAAGGCGGAGGCCATCAAGCAGGAAGAGCCGGCAAAACAACCAGAGCAAGTTCAGAAACAAGAAGAGCCCAAACCTGCCGAAACCTTAACTCCAAACAAAAATCGTGGACATAAAGTTCTGAAGAAGGACTTGTCACGTCGAGTGGTTATCCGCCGAGTAAGTCCAGGCGAAAAGTCAGCAGAAAAACGCCCAAGGGTATTGAAAGAAGGATATCGGATTCAAATATATACCGGTGGCAACAAACGCGAGGACAAGGCTACAGCACAACGGGTTGGTGAAAAATGCAGAAAATGCTTCCCACAGTTATCTGTTTATTCGCACTTCATCTCTCCTCGTTGGACGTGTCGTGTGGGTGATTTTGAGACTTTCGAAGAAGCGAAAAAATATCTGTTGTTAATTACAAAGGCAAAGGCTTTTCCTGAGGCGAGAATTGTCAGGAGTAATGTTCTTGTGGCAAAATAG
- a CDS encoding homoserine O-acetyltransferase/O-succinyltransferase family protein, translating to MVILPQGLPEASGIKSSKITTVDKYTANKDFLRVLFLNLMPEKQASERYSAFSLAESETDVLLVPIKIRGQQYKTTPQAHMDLFYKDFECVKGEEWDGLIITGAPLENIDFEEVRYWKQLQEIMDWADCNIRSTFFICWAAQAALYHRYGIPKHMSSRKKFGVYAFENRNLSHPLLSECLNIIHIPISRHTEVKEKDFITDDSPEILCAGVGGVAIAADTNNRDVYVTGHLEYPIERLDFEYHRDLGKNLPITKPANYYINDDEESGIDFSWKDDSKRIYNNWIEHFLKDK from the coding sequence ATGGTAATACTACCCCAGGGACTTCCAGAAGCCTCAGGCATAAAATCAAGTAAGATTACTACTGTTGACAAATATACTGCCAACAAAGATTTTTTGCGTGTTTTGTTCCTGAACCTAATGCCAGAGAAGCAAGCCTCAGAACGCTATTCCGCTTTTAGTTTGGCAGAAAGCGAAACTGATGTCTTGTTAGTTCCGATAAAAATACGGGGACAGCAGTATAAAACAACACCACAAGCACACATGGACCTTTTTTACAAGGACTTTGAATGTGTCAAGGGGGAGGAATGGGATGGTTTGATAATAACTGGTGCACCATTGGAGAACATAGATTTTGAAGAGGTACGTTACTGGAAACAACTTCAGGAAATCATGGATTGGGCAGATTGCAATATACGTTCCACATTCTTCATCTGCTGGGCGGCGCAAGCGGCTCTTTACCACAGATATGGCATACCTAAGCACATGTCAAGCAGAAAGAAATTTGGTGTATATGCTTTCGAGAACAGGAATTTGAGCCATCCGCTACTATCAGAGTGTTTAAATATCATACATATCCCTATAAGCCGCCATACCGAAGTAAAAGAGAAAGATTTCATTACCGACGACTCCCCTGAAATTCTTTGTGCAGGAGTAGGAGGAGTCGCCATTGCGGCAGACACTAACAATAGAGATGTGTATGTAACAGGACATTTGGAATACCCCATAGAAAGGCTTGACTTTGAATACCACCGCGATCTCGGCAAAAATCTGCCAATTACAAAACCTGCCAATTATTATATAAATGATGACGAGGAATCAGGTATAGACTTTAGTTGGAAGGATGATAGCAAGAGGATTTACAACAACTGGATAGAACATTTTTTAAAAGACAAATAA